A window of the Lolium perenne isolate Kyuss_39 chromosome 7, Kyuss_2.0, whole genome shotgun sequence genome harbors these coding sequences:
- the LOC139834074 gene encoding uncharacterized protein, which yields MDRPQEPPTAGGTPPSGAVVDVPVGGPPTAGVVSAMIASTIPSKRKRIPKQFFEAPAAAADSPGEAPPAAKKVGRMKTKAAGPRGAALAKVRTKEISRIGLAPPPPSKVTTPPPSVPTVAPPAPPAPPPPTIDVDKVFDVESTTSYLDMLNESAVNLDAGIGAFDGECNVEDFDDEEEDEGDEEEAVEVDPAAAGSSSTPKPRTANYSEIEDAILVRAWSKVGMDACTGVDQGGKRYWQRIEDLYHQLKPCTKSMADRSYRSLEGRWNIIKPACSRWSAAMDQVADNPPSGCVPEDYPKYAQQRYKDMAGSKNKEFQFQHCFSILQHLPKWKLRDNEPKCKKEALLTMDDEAEDMSGRNTGKPEGNKKAKERVKVELEAASFREKLDQLMKSKEALTMKTLETKLLITDKKSEVKLAKVQARREDAKLKAELDMKMIAAKEAKAMKELLAEEREIMMMRTDGMDEDQLAWWNATKADIIARKKTARQARAQG from the exons ATGGACCGTCCGCAAGAGCCGCCTACCGCCGGCGGTACACCTCCTTCGGGCGCGGTGGTTGATGTCCCCGTCGGAGGTCCGCCGACCGCCGGCGTCGTGtcggccatgatcgcctccaccatcccgtcgaagaggaagaggatcccgAAGCAATTTTTCGAAGCACCTGCGGCGGCCGCCGATTCACCGGGCGAAGCGCCACCGGCTGCCAAGAAGGTGGGCCGGATGAAGACCAAGGCGGCCGGGCCGAGGGGCGCCGCGCTGGCCAAGGTGCGGACAAAGGAAATCAGCCGCATCGGCCTCGCGCCTCCACCGCCCTCCAAGGTCACGACCCCTCCTCCGTCCGTTCCGACCgttgcgccgcccgcgccgcccgcgccgccgccacccaccatcgacgtagacaaggtgttcgatgttgaGTCCACAACATCCTACTTGGACATGCTCAACGAATCCGCGGTGAATTTGGACGCCGGTATCGGTGCATTCGACGGGGAGtgcaacgttgaagactttgatgacgaggaggaggatgagggtgacgaggaggaggcggttgaggttgatccggctgccgccggttcttcgtcgacgccgaagccacgcacggcgaactacagcgagatcgaagacgccatcttggtccgtgcttggagcaaggtggggatggatgcgtgcaccggagtggaccaaggcggcaagcgctattggcagcgcattgaggatctgtaccaccagctgaagccttgcacgaagagcatggcggacagatcctaccgctcccttgaaggccgatggaacatcatcaagccggcttgttctcgttggagtgctgccatggatcaagtggccgacaaccctcctagtggatgcgtgccggaggactat cccaagtatgctcaacaacggtacaAGGACATGGCCGGCTCGAAGAACAAGGAATTTCAATTTCAACATTGCTTTTCCATCCTTCAACATCTTCCTAAGTGGAAGTTGCGGGACAACGAGCCAAAGTGCAAGAAGGAGGCACTTCTCACCATGGATGATGAAGCAGAGGACATGAGTGGGAGAAACACCGGCAAGCCCGAgggcaacaagaaggccaaggagagggtcaaggtagaacttgaagcagctagcttccgggagaagttggatcaactcatgaagtccaaggaggcattgacgatgaagacgttggagaccaagctcctcatcaccgacaagaagagtgaggtgaagcttgccaaggtgcaagcaaggagggaagatgccaagttgaaggccgagcttgacatgaagatgatcgcagccaaagaagccaaggccatgaaggagctcttggccgaggagagggaaatcatgatgatgcgcaccgacggcatggacgaggatcagctggcgtggtggaacgcgaccaaggcggacatcattgcgaggaagaagactgcgcgtcaagctcgtgctcaag GTTGA